The following coding sequences are from one Diachasmimorpha longicaudata isolate KC_UGA_2023 chromosome 6, iyDiaLong2, whole genome shotgun sequence window:
- the LOC135163652 gene encoding nucleolar complex protein 2 homolog, translating to MKLKKPSKTKVVRKNVKKVKKMKKDLSEITTDEFMNQDFEASASDSEPEIGKFNDSDSESELDPKAHKKSLQKLQNTDPEFYEFLKQNDKKLLNFDVSDQEDSEDEEDETVHRPNEHLHVASDEEDDLESIERKAPEGVTKVSLKLLKLWQEEIQTDKSAKTIKNITEAFHAALLTVADPEASKNIRYKVEGSAVFNGVVQLCIIHLPTAFRNFLKISSKSKFEAHKSKRFYKIKGTLKAYLSDLLRILQNVTSPDILTVLLKHLHQMIPYTQSFSSLTKPLMKILIKFWSSGEETVRVVAFLSILQIAMNRADSTRETLMKTMYIKYVENSKFVSESTSAGINFMRHSLAEIYLLDHNLAYTHAFLYVRQLAIHLRNAVTLKKKENFQTVYNWQYINSLRFWSELVVLSNSKSMLRSLLYPLVQIIIGTITLIPTAQFYPLRFHCCQMLINISKEAGVFIPVLPYLLEVLTDYDFNKKHTSVTMKPLSFICLLRMSKAQLQENGFKNSVIDNIYQLILECAAKDSHMICFPDMYVFCIIQLKSFLKKCKVANFCKKIKQLVDKIEMNRQFIETERNKIIVDLSDMPTIRNWENTIKNKGTPLSKFYESWYNLHQSQKLKMLTQNDAEGNLNLPILKRSQKRKQGNDFDHDSDLDMPVEEMNKLLKKQEERKMKRVKKQKLVRQEVEKDVPINDSDIVKDTNVDDWT from the exons atgaaattgaaaaagccCTCCAAGACTAAAGTTGTGCGGAAAAATGTAAAgaaagttaaaaaaatgaagaaagatTTGAGTGAAATTACAACTGACGAGTTTATGAATCAAGACTTTGAGGCTTCAGCCAGTGATTCTGAACCAGAGatcggaaaattcaatgattcagACTCTGAATCTGAGCTGGATCCCAAGGCTCACAAAAAATCTCtccaaaaattgcaaaatactGATCCAGAGTTCTACGAATTCTTGAaacaaaatgacaaaaaacttCTCAATTTCGATGTATCAGACCAAGAAGATTCAGAAGATGAAGAGGATGAGACTGTGCACCGGCCAAATGAACATTTACATGTGGCAAGTGACGAGGAGGATGATCTCGAATCAATTGAAAGGAAAGCCCCAGAGGGAGTAACAAAAGTCTCCTTGAAATTGCTGAAACTCTGGCAGGAAGAGATCCAGACCGACAAATCCGCCAAGACTATTAAGAACATCACCGAAGCATTTCACGCAGCACTGTTAACAGTCGCTGACCCAGAGGCatcgaaaaatattcgatataAAGTTGAAGGTAGTGCAGTGTTCAACGGAGTCGTTCAATTATGCATTATTCACTTGCCCACTGCCTTCAGAAACTTTCTAAAAATCTCCTCGAAATCAAAATTCGAGGCTCACAAATCAAAAAGATTTTACAAAATCAAAGGAACCCTCAAAGCATACCTGTCTGATTTACTCAGG ATTCTTCAAAATGTTACGTCACCGGATATTCTTACAGTCCTGCTGAAACACCTGCATCAGATGATACCCTATACACAATCATTCTCTTCTCTAACAAAACCCTTGATGAAGATTTTAATCAAGTTTTGGTCTTCCGGGGAGGAGACTGTGAGAGTTGTTGCTTTTTTGAGTATTTTACAGATTGCGATGAATAGAGCGGATTCTACTCGTGAGACATTGATGAAG acaatGTATATTAAATACGTAGAGAACTCAAAATTCGTATCAGAAAGTACATCGGCCGGTATAAACTTCATGAGGCACTCGTTAGCTGAGATTTATCTCCTCGATCATAATCTAGCTTACACTCATGCATTTTTGTACGTTCGCCAACTAGCGATACATTTAAGAAATGCAGTGACGTTGAAGAAGAAG gaaaattttcaaaccgtCTACAACTGGCAGTACATAAACTCTCTGAGGTTCTGGTCAGAATTAGTAGTTCTATCGAATAGTAAATCAATGCTGAGATCTCTTTTGTACCCTTTGGTGCAAATCATTATTGGGACAATCACATTAATACCAACTGCTCAATTTTATCCATTGAGATTCCATTGTTGTCAAATGTTAATCAACATTTCCAAGGAGGCAGGGGTATTCATTCCAGTGTTACCCTATTTGTTGGAG GTCTTGACAGATTatgatttcaacaaaaaacACACATCAGTAACAATGAAACCGTTGTCATTCATATGTCTATTAAGAATGTCAAAAGCCCAGTTGCAAGAAAATGGTTTCAAAAACAGTGTAATCGataatatttatcaattaattttggaaTGCGCTGCCAAGGACAGCCACATGATATGCTTTCCAGACATGTATGTCTTCTGTATTATCcag ctaaaatcatttttgaagaaatgcaaagtcgccaatttttgcaaaaaaataaaacagctCGTCGACAAAATTGAGATGAATCGCCAGTTCATAGAGACAGAGCGAAACAAAATAATCGTAGATCTGAGTGACATGCCGACAATCAGAAACTGGGAGAATACAATTAAGAACAAAGGGACTCCCTTATCTAAATTCTACGAGTCCTGGTACAATCTTCACCAATCTCAGAAGCTCAAGATGTTGACCCAGAACGACGCAGAAGGAAACTTGAACCTGCCCATCTTGAAGAGATCTCAGAAGAGAAAGCAAGGGAACGATTTCGATCATGACAGTGACCTTGACATGCCCGTGGAAGAGATGAACAAGCTCTTGAAGAAACAGGAAGAGAGGAAGATGAAGAGAGTGAAGAAACAGAAACTGGTTCGCCAAGAGGTAGAAAAGGACGTTCCCATTAATGATTCTGATATCGTTAAGGACACAAATGTCGATGATTGgacttaa
- the LOC135163550 gene encoding uncharacterized protein LOC135163550 gives MTSPPIKYTTNRAIDHFNVAATLMKIIGYVDCIEGLRELPKSPSKWIYKCILNNNDGRRVRILCSGDDALKYKDEIKMYQIIKITGGIIKAANPQYRRSTDTVSDKEFQFARRSTFDIFGTFNITNGADNGRSKVISYKKLRWRTFVLLAGQSRSLDGSKSHSEALPRN, from the exons ATGACATCTCCACCTATTAAATATACGACCAACAGAGCCATTGATCATTTCAATGTTGCAGCTACACTCAT gaaAATCATCGGCTACGTCGACTGCATTGAAGGCCTGAGAGAGTTGCCAAAGTCTCCATCTAAGTGGATTTACAAGtgcattttaaataacaatgatgGCAGAAGGGTTCGCATACTTTGCTCGGGGGATGATGCTCTCAAATACAAGGATGAGATCAAGATGTATCAG ataataaaaatcactggaggGATTATTAAAGCGGCCAATCCACAGTATCGGCGATCAACGGACACTGTGAGcgacaaagaatttcaatttgcacGTAGGAGCACTTTCGACATCTTTGGCACATTTAACATTACGAATGGAGCTGACAATGGAAGGTCGAAGGTCatctcatataaaaaattgagatggagAACGTTTGTGCTGCTCGCGGGCCAGTCCAGATCACTGGATGGCTCAAAGAGCCATTCAGAAGCATTACCACG aaactGA
- the LOC135163545 gene encoding scavenger receptor class B member 1-like produces the protein MKTSAELQQYKKCIILFMIGVISSALAYAIYAVDPAKLIFEHKLTMTPTSTVYLMWKKPPIDVYIKVYVFNITNSEAFLRGEEKLRVEEVGPYVYREVLEHTKVIWHDNGTISYTPKRTVYFVPEKSRGNPLNDLVMVPNVPMLGVSSAVYDRGFIVNYPLAELAHALNSKPILNMSIYEYLWGYEDSLVRLASGIVPNFINFRKFGLLDRMYDEGENIVNMNIKKRENMIEEAGRYLSIETYNGSPGMAHWGYKQPEADETVPGNTICNEIRGATEGTLFPPNIDKDVVFRVFRKAFCRVLPIVFKNETYDEGLRVFEYKFADDFLDPPEMNSHNECYCRKMQTCLKRGLSDLTPCYYNIPAAVSLPHFLDADPSLLEAIEGLKPDVEKHRTRIFIQPDVGAPVHVNSRIQTNLVMQHTVYNPRIKAFNGLVVPLFWSDLEIAKEGNELIPLMRLLLVIAPIAQTSLVYTLTIVGLATFVLSIIGTFWVLNQQTEEYHDEMRDSLDLRMPLGMGQYTAIHILPAIKKITSKTDLFG, from the exons ATGAAGACATCGGCGGAACTGCAGCAGTACAAAA AATGTATCATTCTATTCATGATTGGTGTGATCAGCAGTGCTCTCGCTTACGCAATTTATGCTGTTGATCCCGCAAAATTGATATTCGAACAT AAATTGACCATGACCCCAACGTCCACAGTCTACCTCATGTGGAAGAAGCCACCGATTGATGTTTACATCAAAGTTTATGTTTTCAATATAACGAATTCAGAGGCGTTTCTCAGGGGAGAGGAGAAACTCAGAGTTGAAGAAGTCGGACCCTATGTTTATCG GGAAGTTCTGGAACACACAAAAGTCATATGGCATGACAATGGAACGATTTCTTATACACCAAAACGCACCGTCTACTTCGTTCCAGAAAAGTCTCGGGGAAATCCCTTGAATGATCTCGTTATGGTTCCCAATGTTCCGATGTTG GGTGTCTCGTCAGCCGTCTACGATCGAGGATTCATCGTTAACTATCCTCTGGCAGAACTAGCGCACGCATTAAATAGCAAACCAATTTTAAACATGTCCATCTACGAGTACCTGTGGGGCTACGAGGATTCCTTAGTGCGCTTGGCATCTGGAATTGTCCCCAACTTCATCAACTTTCGTAAATTTGGATTGCTGGATAGG ATGTACGACGAAGGCGAGAACATCGTCAACATGAACATTAAGAAGCGAGAAAACATGATTGAGGAGGCGGGCCGATACCTCAGCATTGAGACGTACAATGGCAGTCCGGGTATGGCCCACTGGGGCTACAAACAACCAGAAGCCGACGAGACGGTACCTGG CAATACCATCTGTAATGAGATTCGGGGTGCAACGGAGGGCACTCTATTCCCCCCAAACATCGATAAAGACGTCGTGTTCAGGGTTTTCCGCAAGGCTTTCTGCCGGGTCCTGCCAATTGTCTTCAAGAACGAGACGTACGACGAAGGCCTACGCGTCTTCGAATACAAATTCGCCGATGATTTCCTCGATCCACCTGAGATGAACTCCCACAACGAATGCTATTGCAGGAAAATGCAAACGTGCCTGAAGAGGGGACTCTCGGATCTCACTCCATGTTACTACA ATATCCCCGCAGCCGTCTCACTGCCCCATTTCCTGGATGCTGACCCAAGCCTCCTTGAAGCGATTGAGGGACTCAAACCAGACGTCGAGAAGCATCGCACGAGAATTTTCATCCAGCCg gaCGTGGGAGCGCCAGTTCACGTTAACTCCAGGATACAAACGAATTTAGTGATGCAACACACTGTGTATAATCCTCGAATCAAAGCTTTCAACGGTCTCGTCGTTCCACTTTTTTGGTCAGATCTG GAAATAGCGAAAGAAGGTAACGAGCTCATTCCATTGATGCGTCTTTTGCTGGTGATAGCACCAATTGCTCAAACGTCTTTGGTCTACACCCTGACTATAGTCGGTCTGGCAACGTTCGTGTTATCGATAATTGGGACCTTTTGGGTTCTTAATCAACAGACTGAGGAATACCATGACGAGATGAGGGATAGTCTAGATCTTCGCATGCCCCTTGGAATGGGTCAATACACAGCTATTCACATTTTGccagcgataaaaaaaataacttccaAAACAGATCTTTTCGGATAA
- the LOC135163547 gene encoding cathepsin L, which translates to MKSLFIVIVALLAAAQAVSFTDLVLEEWGTFKLQHQKNYENDVEERFRLKIFMENKLNIAKHNNKYEQGYVSYKLDMNKYGDMLHHEFVRTVNGFNATKKMGLKSGKKPVGAKFLEPAHVELPNSVDWREHGAVTPVKDQGHCGSCWAFSATGSLEGQHFRHSGFLVSLSEQNLVDCSSKYGNNGCEGGLMDQAFQYIKENRGLDTEKSYPYDGEDEKCKYNPRNVGAEDVGFVDIPQGNEEKLKAAVATVGPVSVAIDASHQSFQFYSEGVYNEIDCSSEELDHGVLVVGYGTDEKGMDYWLVKNSWGPSWGEKGYIKMSRNKNNQCGIASSASYPLV; encoded by the exons ATGAAGAGTCTTTTTATCGTTATTGTGGCACTGCTGGCCGCTGCCCAGGCTGTTTCATTCACCGACCTTGTCCTCGAGGAATGGGGTACATTCAAG CTCCAACACCAGAAGAACTATGAGAACGATGTCGAGGAGAGGTTCAGGCTCAAGATATTCATGGAgaacaaattaaatattgCCAAACACAATAACAAGTATGAGCAGGGATATGTGTCGTACAAACtcgatatgaataaatatggaGATATG CTGCATCACGAGTTCGTACGCACCGTAAATGGCTTCAacgcaacaaaaaaaatgggcTTGAAGAGTGGCAAGAAACCCGTTGGCgcaaaattcctggagccagCTCATGTTGAACTTCCGAATTCTGTTGACTGGAGAGAGCATGGCGCCGTTACACCCGTCAAAGATCAAGGCCACTGCGGATCATGCTGGGCTTTTTCTGCA ACTGGTAGCTTGGAAGGTCAACATTTCAGACACAGTGGCTTCCTGGTTTCCCTCAGTGAACAAAACCTGGTCGATTGCTCTAGTAAATATGGAAATAATGGCTGCGAGGGAGGTCTCATGGATCAGGCATTCCAATACATCAAGGAAAATCGTGGTCTAGACACTGAGAAATCCTATCCATACGATGGAGAGGACGAGAAGTGCAAGTACAATCCACGAAATGTTGGTGCTGAAGATGTTGGCTTTGTCGATATTCCACAGGGCAATGAGGAGAAATTGAAGGCAGCTGTTGCCACTGTAGGCCCTGTCTCCGTTGCTATTGATGCATCACACCAGTCATTCCAATTCTACTCTGAAG GTGTTTATAATGAAATCGATTGTTCGAGTGAGGAATTGGATCACGGAGTCCTTGTCGTTGGATATGGAACAGACGAGAAAGGTATGGATTACTGGCTCGTCAAGAACAGCTGGGGACCCTCATGGGGTGAGAAGGGATACATCAAGATGTCTCGTAACAAGAACAACCAGTGTGGTATCGCCTCCTCAGCCAGCTATCCCCTAGTTTAA
- the Bet5 gene encoding trafficking protein particle complex subunit 1: MRAIFTSKSKKMRNRHRRRGRSPTSDSLKSKHDRIDPKMTVHNLYIFSRTGTLLYYSEWNRLNKSGITKEEEAKLMYGMLFSIKSFVNKISPLDSKEGFQYYKTSKYTLHYLETPSGLKFVLNTDNAAQNVRELLQQLYSQVYLPYVVKNPIAQMNEPIQSELFKIKVDELMKKSPVYLCRSL, translated from the exons ATGAGAGCTATATTCACgagtaaaagtaaaaaaatgcgaaacAGACATCGACGCCGCGGCCGCAGTCCCACTAGTGACAGTCTGAAGTCAAAGCACGACAGGATCGACCCCAAAATGACTGTTCACAATTTGTATATATTCTCGAGAACAGGGACGTTATTGTATTACAGCGAGTGGAACAGACTGAATAAGTCTGGCATAACAAAAGAGGAG GAGGCAAAGTTGATGTACGGAATGCTGTTCTCGATAAAGTCATTCGTCAACAAAATATCTCCCCTGGACTCCAAGGAAGGATTCCAGTATTATAAAACCAGCAAATACACTTTACACTATCTGGAGACACCCTCAGGATTGAAATTTGTGTTGAATACGGACAACGCAGCGCAGAATGTCAGAGAACTACTCCAACAACTTTATTCCCAG GTTTATCTGCCATACGTCGTTAAAAATCCAATAGCTCAGATGAATGAGCCCATCCAGAGTGAATTATTCAAGATCAAAGTCGATGAACTAATGAAGAAATCACCTGTATATTTGTGTAGGtcattgtaa